The Chlamydiota bacterium genomic sequence TGGGCGCGTCACCGCCTGCGCGTCGGGAGGGGTCAGCCGGCTCTTCTGCCATATTCCGCCCGACAGCACCGCGGCGCAGATATTCTCGTCGCCGGAATCAGCCCCGAAGCCGAACAAGACGACCGCCTTGCCCTGTGCGTTCATCGCGAGACGGGCCCCATCGACGAATCGCCACTGCGGCTGCTCGTTCAGCACGACCGGCTCTTCCCACCCGCCGTCCGTATAACGACGCACCGCGAGATCCTCCCCCAAATCGCCGGACCGAGCCCCTTCCCACATGGCCAGCGCACCGCCGTTTTCGTCAACGGCGACCTGCGCATCGTTCAGCGAGAAGTATACGCTCGAGGCGTCGAATATCTGGATCGGATCATTCCAGACGCCCCGTCGCGCAATGACAAGTCTGCCGAGGAGCCGCAACCCCTCCGTCGAGGAGCGCTCCGCAAACACCACCATGCCCTCCCCCGCGGCGTTCAGATCCAGATCGGGCGGCTCCAGAGTCTCCGTGAACTCGGAGCAATGGAGCAGTTCCGGCATCGACCATATCCCTTCGGGGGTACCGTACATGCCGATGATCACCGGGATTCTGTTCCACAATGTCCCACTGGCCGCGACCAGCGCGAATCCTTCCTCGTTGACGGCGACGGCGGGATCGCTGAGGTCTTTGACACCGTAAGTGGTAACGCTGATCGGATCTGTCCAAACGCCGCGCCTGAATCTTCTCACAAAGATCGCATCATGCCTGGCGGCAGCGACGATCGCCTCCACCCCCGAAGGAACCATTTCGAACACCGGCTTCCCGACGGCATCGTACCCCTCCGGGAGAAGCGGTCTCGCTCCCTCCCAATGGCCCGGCGCTTCCGATGAAGCCGGAAAGGGAAATGCAAATATGAAGAAGCCCACTGTCGCACAGACCATTCCACGCACAATCGACCTTCCGTTGCCCCGGCCGCGCGCCGTCTCCACCGCCGACTCGTTTCTGCCTTTCTCCATCTTCAATCCTCCTCTCTTCCGGTTTGCATTGGGAGAAAGCATACGGCGTGCCGCCGGGGCGATATGTCCGCGTTTTCTGCGTTTGCCGTAATATCTTCATAAACAAGGCATTCGGAACAAATCGTTCCCCGGTATGAACCGCTGAAGGGGCGTTGTGACGGGAATTGGCACTCAGTGAGCAGTGCGAATGCGTATTCTTTGCCGCCCTATTGGGGCGGAT encodes the following:
- a CDS encoding exo-alpha-sialidase — protein: MKMEKGRNESAVETARGRGNGRSIVRGMVCATVGFFIFAFPFPASSEAPGHWEGARPLLPEGYDAVGKPVFEMVPSGVEAIVAAARHDAIFVRRFRRGVWTDPISVTTYGVKDLSDPAVAVNEEGFALVAASGTLWNRIPVIIGMYGTPEGIWSMPELLHCSEFTETLEPPDLDLNAAGEGMVVFAERSSTEGLRLLGRLVIARRGVWNDPIQIFDASSVYFSLNDAQVAVDENGGALAMWEGARSGDLGEDLAVRRYTDGGWEEPVVLNEQPQWRFVDGARLAMNAQGKAVVLFGFGADSGDENICAAVLSGGIWQKSRLTPPDAQAVTRPCVSVDTAGGASAAFEVFDGWRNAVFFSTLAGETWTPAEERSPGGHTSIAPDVSRNDRGDALLALLSYDLGCGMRSRAACRFGGTWRDFVATDDNAFQVDAVTVRLDSSGEALLVYGAEGRIFANRYTHELIPLTPIPTRTPGMLTPTPTQTVEPVEPADNTPTPTPTAVPANFLELEIREDATVLGGTVTLEWAADPDRIWELMGRPVGIYFAVARGQGTTDGLAPVAEALSNERMYLFGTERGILEASPLDPLHIPATWDAVAFPLWDGATSGEMTFGVPADPSFRGDWVFEAAFRFLDTGEFVNRRYPVEVSNVTEVR